One genomic region from Phycisphaeraceae bacterium encodes:
- the rpmG gene encoding 50S ribosomal protein L33, whose protein sequence is MAKKKGAAREYVWLQCTETGDLNYRTSVNVKGGIPEELKAGMNKYCPRLRKHTLHKIKRK, encoded by the coding sequence ATGGCCAAGAAGAAGGGTGCCGCTCGCGAGTATGTCTGGCTTCAGTGCACCGAGACCGGTGACCTCAACTATCGTACTTCTGTGAATGTCAAGGGCGGCATTCCGGAGGAGTTGAAGGCTGGCATGAACAAGTACTGCCCGAGGCTCAGGAAGCACACGCTGCACAAGATCAAGCGCAAGTGA
- a CDS encoding glycosyltransferase: protein MPLRILHISTRLILGGSQENTILSCEGQSRLGHNVHLAFGPIYGPEGSMLDRVHAFNKHAAQPITTHEIPDLVREVHPLRDRRGLHQLRNLIELIEPDIVHTHSSKAGILGRFAAHQCLRKPVRTGRAPIGIVHTIHGPPFMPIEGPPLRRLKTRTLNHLYTIAERAAAQRCHLIVSVADAMTSQFLARRIGSPDQYTTIRSGIELEPYLNPTSDQTRDAIRQHLGLAPHHFVIGTVARLAEHKGHDDILTALAPLLRERPHWRLLWVGDGWWKDRLLARARDLAIDSSLITTGLVPASEIPGLMRAMDILCHPSSREGLPRTVPQALIAGTCPVAYDVDGTGEVCRDMITGRLIPHADLDALRNAVIMLADNPELRARLAATGQAECLESFSAQRMVQQLQEVYSRALSMAR, encoded by the coding sequence ATGCCCCTTCGCATCCTCCACATCTCCACACGCCTCATCCTCGGCGGAAGTCAGGAGAACACCATCCTCTCCTGCGAAGGTCAGTCTCGCCTCGGCCACAATGTCCACCTCGCCTTCGGCCCGATCTATGGCCCCGAAGGCTCCATGCTCGATCGCGTCCACGCCTTCAACAAACACGCCGCCCAACCGATCACCACACACGAAATTCCCGATCTCGTCCGCGAAGTTCACCCCTTGCGCGACCGCCGAGGCCTCCACCAACTTCGCAACCTCATCGAACTCATCGAGCCCGATATCGTCCACACCCATTCATCCAAAGCCGGAATCCTCGGCCGCTTCGCCGCACATCAATGCCTCCGCAAGCCAGTGCGCACGGGCCGAGCACCTATCGGCATCGTCCACACCATCCACGGCCCGCCCTTCATGCCCATCGAAGGCCCCCCGCTGCGCCGCCTCAAAACCCGCACCCTCAACCACCTCTACACCATCGCCGAACGCGCCGCCGCACAACGCTGCCACCTCATCGTCTCCGTTGCCGACGCCATGACTTCACAGTTCCTCGCACGCCGCATCGGCTCGCCCGATCAATACACCACCATTCGAAGCGGGATCGAACTCGAGCCATACCTCAACCCCACCTCCGACCAGACCCGCGACGCGATACGCCAACACCTCGGCCTCGCGCCACACCACTTCGTCATCGGCACCGTCGCACGACTCGCCGAACACAAAGGACACGACGACATCCTCACCGCCCTCGCCCCACTCCTCCGCGAACGCCCGCACTGGCGACTGCTCTGGGTCGGCGATGGATGGTGGAAAGACCGCCTGCTCGCCCGCGCACGCGATCTCGCCATCGACTCAAGCCTCATCACCACCGGCCTCGTTCCCGCCTCCGAAATCCCAGGCCTCATGCGGGCCATGGACATCCTCTGCCACCCATCCTCACGCGAAGGCCTCCCACGCACCGTCCCACAAGCCCTCATCGCAGGCACATGCCCCGTCGCCTACGACGTCGATGGCACCGGCGAAGTCTGCCGCGACATGATCACAGGCCGCCTCATCCCTCACGCCGATCTCGACGCCCTGCGCAACGCCGTCATCATGCTTGCAGACAACCCCGAACTTCGCGCCCGCCTCGCTGCAACCGGCCAGGCTGAATGTCTCGAATCGTTCAGTGCCCAGCGAATGGTCCAACAACTCCAAGAGGTCTACTCCCGTGCGCTCTCGATGGCTCGCTAG
- the secE gene encoding preprotein translocase subunit SecE, producing the protein MAFGIYKQGQGYWVRTMSAVFVGVLFFVAAGWGWDQAQEIRLPAKAHRASITVLRGAPTPEMILVLERASDDGTDERIGSAVVGMYTAATERTGTLEVRNLSLKSSDISAGSVRAVRSEGDEFAASVSGVQAVPLIPELYLQASVAGVIILLGTGVVFWFTGSNRKTVEFLIATDGEMKKVNWSTKKEVIGSTQVVIVAAFLIATILFGIDVVFSYFFKLVGVLES; encoded by the coding sequence ATGGCATTCGGGATCTACAAGCAGGGTCAAGGGTACTGGGTACGGACGATGTCGGCGGTGTTCGTCGGCGTTCTGTTCTTTGTGGCTGCGGGGTGGGGCTGGGACCAGGCGCAGGAGATCAGGCTGCCTGCCAAGGCCCATCGTGCCTCGATCACGGTGTTGCGTGGGGCGCCGACGCCTGAGATGATTCTGGTGCTTGAGCGAGCATCGGACGATGGCACAGACGAGCGGATCGGGTCTGCGGTGGTCGGGATGTATACCGCTGCGACGGAACGAACCGGGACGCTGGAGGTACGCAATCTGTCGCTCAAGTCGAGCGATATTTCGGCTGGTTCGGTTCGGGCGGTGCGTTCGGAGGGCGATGAGTTTGCGGCGTCGGTGAGCGGGGTGCAGGCGGTGCCTCTGATACCGGAGTTGTACCTGCAGGCTTCGGTTGCGGGTGTGATCATTCTGTTGGGCACTGGGGTTGTGTTCTGGTTTACGGGTTCGAATCGCAAGACGGTGGAGTTTCTGATTGCGACAGACGGGGAGATGAAGAAAGTCAACTGGTCGACGAAGAAGGAAGTGATCGGCTCGACGCAGGTCGTGATCGTTGCAGCATTCCTGATCGCCACCATTCTGTTCGGGATCGATGTCGTGTTTTCGTACTTCTTCAAGTTGGTCGGCGTACTGGAATCCTGA
- the tuf gene encoding elongation factor Tu produces the protein MAKGTFERNKPHVNVGTIGHIDHGKSTLTAALSARSAVRFGGEVKSYAEITKGGTVRDANKTVTIASSHTEYQTANRHYAHVDCPGHADFVKNMITGAAQMDGAILVVSAADGPMPQTREHVLLARQVGVPHIVVFLNKVDLVDDPELLELVEMEVRELLSKYNFPGDDTPVIRGQAHAAIGNPRDDAVCKPIDDLFDALDSFIPEPTREIDKPFLISVEDVFSIKGRGTVATGRIERGVVKVGDAAEIVGLSKANLATTVTGVEMFNKTLDQGQAGDNVGVLLRGIEKNQIERGQVICKPNSIKPHTKFKGQVYILTKEEGGRHTPFFSGYRPQFYFRTTDVTGAVKLLGGAEMCMPGDNVEMEIDLIDKPVAMEPGLRFAVREGGRTIGSGTVTEIIE, from the coding sequence ATGGCGAAAGGAACGTTCGAACGCAACAAGCCGCACGTGAATGTCGGCACGATCGGTCACATTGACCATGGCAAGAGCACGCTGACGGCCGCTCTTTCGGCCCGTTCTGCGGTTCGTTTCGGCGGCGAGGTGAAGAGCTACGCCGAAATCACGAAGGGCGGTACGGTTCGTGACGCGAACAAGACGGTGACGATTGCGTCGTCGCACACGGAGTACCAGACGGCGAATCGGCACTATGCGCACGTGGACTGTCCGGGCCACGCCGACTTTGTGAAGAACATGATTACGGGTGCTGCGCAGATGGACGGGGCGATTCTGGTGGTGTCGGCTGCCGACGGCCCGATGCCTCAGACTCGTGAGCACGTGCTGCTTGCTCGCCAGGTGGGTGTGCCGCACATCGTGGTGTTCCTGAACAAGGTTGACCTTGTGGACGACCCGGAACTGCTGGAGCTTGTGGAGATGGAAGTCCGCGAGCTGCTGAGCAAGTACAACTTCCCGGGCGACGACACGCCGGTGATTCGTGGGCAGGCGCATGCTGCGATCGGGAATCCGCGTGATGATGCGGTGTGCAAGCCGATCGACGATCTGTTTGACGCGCTGGACTCGTTCATTCCGGAGCCGACGCGTGAGATTGACAAGCCGTTCCTGATCTCGGTCGAAGACGTGTTTTCGATCAAGGGTCGTGGTACGGTTGCGACGGGTCGTATCGAGCGTGGCGTGGTGAAGGTTGGCGATGCGGCGGAAATCGTCGGATTGTCGAAGGCAAACCTTGCGACGACGGTGACTGGTGTTGAAATGTTCAACAAGACGCTGGACCAGGGTCAGGCGGGCGACAATGTGGGCGTGCTGCTGCGTGGTATTGAAAAGAACCAGATTGAGCGCGGGCAGGTGATCTGCAAGCCGAACTCGATCAAGCCGCACACGAAGTTCAAGGGCCAGGTGTACATCCTGACGAAGGAGGAGGGTGGCCGCCACACTCCGTTCTTCTCGGGGTATCGCCCGCAGTTCTACTTCCGTACGACGGACGTGACTGGTGCGGTGAAGTTGCTTGGTGGTGCGGAAATGTGCATGCCTGGCGACAATGTGGAAATGGAAATTGACCTGATCGACAAGCCGGTGGCGATGGAGCCGGGGCTTCGGTTCGCGGTGCGTGAGGGCGGTCGCACGATCGGCTCGGGCACGGTGACTGAGATCATTGAGTAG
- a CDS encoding tRNA pseudouridine synthase A encodes MPRYKLTIAYDGTDFHGWQKQYPRAEDHPDHHDSPPADLDHLTPTPEGRVALRTVQGIVEHAVQTVCRERIILTGASRTDSGVHALGQVAAFTSNPDPARGVGWPIDRTCQTLVRALNGSLPRDVLIRDAAIVPDTFDPIADAIAKEYTYTFLAGHDRPLWDRRYLFHTWYDLDPALMLQAARDFIGQHDFAAFAQISHGRKTTIRSIHSCTIETPAPNRIILRVSGSGFLYNMVRIIAGTLMEVGRSRIPADAIPTIIASRDRRQAGPTLPPQGLRLEWIRYP; translated from the coding sequence GTGCCCCGCTACAAACTCACCATCGCCTACGACGGCACCGACTTCCACGGCTGGCAGAAGCAATACCCCCGGGCCGAAGATCATCCCGATCACCACGACTCACCGCCCGCCGATCTCGATCACCTCACCCCAACTCCCGAAGGTCGCGTCGCCCTCCGCACCGTCCAAGGCATCGTCGAACACGCCGTTCAGACCGTCTGCCGCGAACGCATCATCCTCACCGGCGCAAGCCGCACCGATTCAGGCGTTCACGCACTCGGCCAAGTCGCCGCCTTCACCTCAAACCCCGATCCCGCCCGCGGCGTCGGCTGGCCAATTGATCGAACCTGCCAGACCCTCGTCCGCGCCCTCAATGGCTCGCTCCCACGCGATGTCCTCATCCGCGACGCCGCAATCGTCCCCGATACCTTCGACCCCATCGCCGACGCCATCGCCAAGGAGTACACCTACACCTTCCTCGCCGGCCACGACCGCCCGCTCTGGGATCGTCGCTACCTCTTCCACACCTGGTACGACCTCGACCCCGCACTCATGCTCCAAGCCGCACGCGATTTCATCGGCCAGCACGACTTCGCCGCATTCGCACAGATCAGCCACGGCCGAAAAACCACCATCCGCTCCATCCACTCCTGCACCATCGAAACTCCCGCCCCCAATCGCATCATCCTCCGAGTCAGCGGCTCCGGTTTCCTCTACAACATGGTCCGCATCATCGCAGGCACACTCATGGAAGTCGGTCGCAGCCGCATCCCCGCCGACGCCATCCCCACCATCATCGCCTCCCGTGATCGCCGCCAGGCAGGCCCCACACTCCCCCCACAAGGCCTCCGCCTCGAGTGGATTCGTTACCCTTAG
- the nuoE gene encoding NADH-quinone oxidoreductase subunit NuoE — translation MAWTTKNSADERVERREQPYLTEAMRKELVSSYLPRFETKKGALLPALHMIQHEYGWIPQQAMLEIAECLGLPPADVFDTASFYEEYWLKPKGKHLVSVCRSIACEFCGQREVSEAFKAKLGIDIGETTEDGRYTLIELECLGSCGTAPAALIDEHLHEDLTPEKVSRLIDRVNDEDQGR, via the coding sequence ATGGCTTGGACGACGAAGAATTCTGCTGACGAACGGGTGGAGCGCCGGGAACAGCCGTACCTGACTGAGGCGATGAGGAAGGAACTGGTGTCGAGCTACCTTCCCCGATTCGAGACGAAGAAGGGGGCGTTGCTTCCTGCGTTGCACATGATTCAGCATGAGTATGGGTGGATTCCTCAGCAAGCGATGCTAGAGATAGCGGAATGCCTAGGGCTTCCGCCTGCGGATGTTTTTGATACGGCTTCGTTTTATGAAGAGTACTGGCTGAAGCCCAAGGGTAAACACCTTGTGTCGGTTTGTCGGTCGATTGCGTGTGAGTTTTGCGGGCAGCGGGAGGTTTCGGAGGCGTTCAAGGCGAAATTGGGGATTGATATCGGGGAGACGACGGAGGATGGGCGGTACACGTTGATTGAGCTTGAGTGTCTTGGGAGTTGCGGGACTGCTCCTGCGGCGTTGATTGATGAGCATCTGCATGAGGACTTGACGCCTGAGAAGGTTTCGAGGCTGATTGATCGGGTGAATGATGAGGATCAGGGGCGGTAG